A window from Drosophila nasuta strain 15112-1781.00 chromosome 3, ASM2355853v1, whole genome shotgun sequence encodes these proteins:
- the LOC132793833 gene encoding endoplasmic reticulum metallopeptidase 1-like, producing MTEERRLIWRKPVEALNKIAGKQHVPWYFASGFILFWCLLFFGIVIPYFYCLPTALTLEDEGKNVFITERAYRNLYNLSNIGIKISGTDKNEVEAVNFLLSELERIQDNLQNELFDMEIDRSQASGSFLVNSALRVYQGVQNIAVKISPKNSTSETYLLINSHFDSESGPGAGDAGFMIVTMMEVLRVIATSKQPIQHPIVFLFNGAEEGGLQASHGFITTHRWAPFCKAVINLDAAGGGGRDVLFQSGPNHPWLVEYYKRYIKHPFATTMAEEIFQAGIIPSDTDFRQFKTYGQIPGLDMAQCINGFVYHTKYDTINVIPRESLQNTGDNILGLVRGLANATELNNTVAHKDGHAVFFDFLGVYFIHYSEATGKYINFGIAGTIFILIIVSMWRMANVSHVTYSYIIRWFILLLGIQISSFVLGLTLPILISHIMDSFGLSLTYYSTPLLVFGLYVCPSLIGLTVPFTIFFSLQRNTSDQHIFL from the exons ATGACTGAGGAGAGGCGACTC ATATGGCGTAAACCAGTAGAAGCTCTCAATAAAATTGCCGGCAAACAGCATGTTCCGTGGTACTTTGCTAGTGgatttatattgttttggtGCTTGCTGTTCTTTGGGATTGTAATACCATATTTTTACTGCTTGCCCACGGCGCTGACATTAGAGGACGAGGggaaaaatgtgtttattacGGAGCGCGCATATCGCAATCTATATAATCTGTCAAATATTGGAATTAAAATATCCGGAACTGACAAAAATGAAGTCGAGGCTGTAAACTTTCTTTTAAGTGAATTGGAACGAATTCAAGATAATCTCcaaaatgaattatttgaTATGGAAATAGACCGATCACAGGCTTCCGGATCATTTCTAGTTAATTCCGCTCTAAGAGTGTATCAGGGAGTTCAAAATATTGCCGTTAAGATCTCCCCCAAGAACAGTACAAGCGAGACATACCTTCTCATCAATAGTCACTTCGATTCTGAATCGGGACCTGGTGCCGGAGATGCGGGATTCATGATAGTCACTATGATGGAAGTTCTGCGAGTAATTGCCACATCGAAGCAACCGATTCAACATCCAATTGTGTTCTTGTTCAATGGAGCCGAGGAAGGCGGACTTCAAGCTTCGCATGGGTTTATAACAACTCACAGATGGGCGCCGTTCTGCAA GGCCGTTATCAACCTTGATGCTGCGGGGGGTGGAGGTCGGGATGTTCTATTCCAAAGCGGCCCCAATCATCCATGGCTAGTAGAA TACTACAAAAGATACATCAAACATCCTTTTGCCACAACCATGGCTGAGGAAATCTTTCAGGCAGGAATAATTCCATCCGACACAGACTTTCGACAGTTTAAAACTTATGGCCAAATCCCag GATTGGACATGGCTCAGTGCATTAACGGATTTGTATATCACACCAAGTATGATACCATTAATGTAATCCCACGCGAATCATTGCAAAATACAGGTGATAATATTCTGGGACTGGTGCGCGGATTAGCCAATGCAACTGAACTAAATAATACAGTG GCACACAAGGATGGACATGCTGTATTCTTTGATTTTCTTGGGGTTTACTTCATACATTATTCCGAGGCTACTGGCAAATACATAAACTTTGGAATCGCTggaactatttttattttgattattgtttCAATGTGGCGAATGGCAAATGTTTCTCACGTCACATATTCTTATATTATTCGTTGGTTCATTCTCTTACTTGGGATTCAGATTTCTTCCTTCGTACTTGGTCTAACTCTTCCGATTTTGATCTCGCACATTATGGATTCCTTTGGCTTATCACTGACTTACTATAGCACTCCACTCTTAGTATTCGGATTGTATGTGTGTCCTTCACTTATTGGTCTTACTGTGCCCTTCACCATCTTCTTTAGTCTTCAGCGCAAC ACATCCGAtcaacatatatttttgtaa
- the LOC132788052 gene encoding dynein regulatory complex protein 8 isoform X1, whose protein sequence is MEIGISLSNELEVRISEAFCIFDHHGDKYIDTRNIGNVLRFLGCVPTNKEVNEIIAATDSVENPGEAHLPKFMAHVSHLLMERKMEPASPQKLLEAFEVLDPENKRFLTKEYFGKLMSEEGEVFNKEELDAMWPVAIDPITDNIPYIFYINKLKHKTTIYDVAEAVKEELAANEKEKKK, encoded by the exons ATGGAAATTGGAA TTTCTCTTTCGAATGAGCTAGAGGTTCGCATCTCCGAAGCATTCTGTATTTTCGATCATCATGGCGATAAATATATAGATACTCGTAATATAGGCAACGTGCTGAGATTTTTGGGATGCGTTCCAACAAATAAAGAAGTCAACGAGATCATTGCGGCAACAGATTCGGTGGAGAATCCAGGAGAGGCGCATTTGCCTAAGTTCATGGCTCACGTCTCACATTTGCTTATGGAAAGAAA aatgGAGCCTGCTAGTCCTCAAAAACTTTTAGAAGCTTTTGAAGTTTTAGATCCGGAAAATAAACGATTTCTCACGAAAGAATATTTTGGTAAATTAATGAGTGAAGAAGGAGAAGTGTTCAATAAAGAAGAATTGGACGCAATGTGGCCAGTGGCCATAGATCCAATAACGGATAATATTCcctatatattctatattaatAAGCTGAAg CACAAAACCACAATTTATGATGTTGCAGAAGCAGTGAAGGAAGAACTGGCTGCTaacgaaaaggaaaagaaaaagtaa
- the LOC132790826 gene encoding endoplasmic reticulum metallopeptidase 1-like, translating to MTILHDLGYAWIVLLKTSQIIPFLYSSYVFYILIVVLIPMGGRTGTSSNPDIIIAALSALGTILSLGFLVPLINTFGRPSLVIFALLAVTAISVILASGTQLGFPYRPKTNGQRIAYLEVRNMFYDYDGQLTKDESGYLMMFEDRRRELPLLNSKVNLSGMVSLKSRCERHMMCGMPLINNRCLVHSECSWIPRSEPVEPPRPTTLELLRKTVINDTTVRFEFNLTGPINMRLFIIPEEYVTINNWSFLKTYLDNPRSARRPYQIYFKYAFDCSPLHFFIELSMKRREPIYNPSSQKLNTEFDVPLFQIGVSAQYIADEGDDQSKEFASTFPSFSNLEHWPAFYQRYIY from the exons ATGACCATTTTACATGATCTTGGATATGCGTGGATAGTTTTGCTAAAAACGAGTCAAATTATTCCATTTTTGTATAGCAGCTACgtcttttatatattaattgtCGTGCTTATACCGATGGGTGGACGAACCGGCACATCTTCAAATCCAGATATAATTATTGCAGCCTTGTCGGCTCTGGGAACAATTCTCTCCTTAGGTTTCTTG GTTCCGCTAATCAACACTTTCGGTCGACCAAGTTTAGTGATATTTGCTCTACTAGCAGTCACAGCAATCTCAGTGATCTTGGCCAGCGGCACACAATTGGGATTTCCCTATCGACCGAAGACCAATGGACAACGGATTGCATATTTA GAAGTACGAAACATGTTCTATGACTACGATGGTCAGTTAACTAAGGACGAATCGGGTTACCTCATGATGTTCGAAGATCGCCGTCGAGAGCTACCTCTTCTGAACTCTAAAGTCAATCTGTCTGGCATGGTTAGCCTGAAATCGAGATGCGAGAGGCACATGATGTGTGGGATGCCTTTGATTAACAATCGCTGTCTAGTTCATTCGGAATGTTCTTGGATTCCTCGTTCAGAGCCAGTTGAGCCTCCACGACCAACCACATTGGAGTTGCTACGAAAAACTGTTATTAATGATACAACAGTGCGCTTTGAGTTCAATTTGACTGGCCCCATTAATATGAGATTGTTTATAATACCCGAAGAATATGTAACGATTAACAACTGGTCATTCTTGAAAACTTATTTGGATAACCCTCGATCAGCAAGAAGACCGTATCAGATCTATTTCAAATACGCATTTGATTGCTCGCCTTTACACTTCTTTATAGAACTTTCGATGAAAAGAAGAGAACCAATATATAATCCTTCTTCACAGAAATTAAACACCGAATTTGATGTTCCGTTATTCCAAATTGGAGTCTCTGCACAATATATTGCCGATGAGGGCGATGACCAAAGCAAAGAATTTGCATCGACATTTCCCTCGTTTTCAAATTTAGAGCACTGGCCTGCTTTTTATCAAAGGTACATCTATTAG
- the LOC132788052 gene encoding dynein regulatory complex protein 8 isoform X2: protein MEIGKVRISEAFCIFDHHGDKYIDTRNIGNVLRFLGCVPTNKEVNEIIAATDSVENPGEAHLPKFMAHVSHLLMERKMEPASPQKLLEAFEVLDPENKRFLTKEYFGKLMSEEGEVFNKEELDAMWPVAIDPITDNIPYIFYINKLKHKTTIYDVAEAVKEELAANEKEKKK, encoded by the exons ATGGAAATTGGAA AGGTTCGCATCTCCGAAGCATTCTGTATTTTCGATCATCATGGCGATAAATATATAGATACTCGTAATATAGGCAACGTGCTGAGATTTTTGGGATGCGTTCCAACAAATAAAGAAGTCAACGAGATCATTGCGGCAACAGATTCGGTGGAGAATCCAGGAGAGGCGCATTTGCCTAAGTTCATGGCTCACGTCTCACATTTGCTTATGGAAAGAAA aatgGAGCCTGCTAGTCCTCAAAAACTTTTAGAAGCTTTTGAAGTTTTAGATCCGGAAAATAAACGATTTCTCACGAAAGAATATTTTGGTAAATTAATGAGTGAAGAAGGAGAAGTGTTCAATAAAGAAGAATTGGACGCAATGTGGCCAGTGGCCATAGATCCAATAACGGATAATATTCcctatatattctatattaatAAGCTGAAg CACAAAACCACAATTTATGATGTTGCAGAAGCAGTGAAGGAAGAACTGGCTGCTaacgaaaaggaaaagaaaaagtaa
- the LOC132792928 gene encoding LOW QUALITY PROTEIN: endoplasmic reticulum metallopeptidase 1-like (The sequence of the model RefSeq protein was modified relative to this genomic sequence to represent the inferred CDS: deleted 2 bases in 2 codons), whose amino-acid sequence MDDKEKLILDQSVEASGNANAKKVSRNAKLPWYFATGFLMFWGLLFFAVVLPYFYRLPTPLTLEDVGNNVFIAERAYNNLYTLSNIGIKLSGTDKNEVEAVNFLLSELDKIKENMNNNLFDLEIDLFQSSGLFVIKTFHRVYQGIQNIAVKISPKNSTSETYLLINSHFDSESGPGAGDAGFMIVTMMEVLRVIATSKQPIQHPIVFLFNGGEEGGLQASHGFITTHRWAPFCKAVINLDAAGSGGRDILFQSGPNHPWLVEYYKKYIKHPFATTMAEEIFQAGLIPSDTDFRQFKTYGQIPGLDMAQCINGFVYHTRYDTIDVIPRGSLQNTGNNILGLVRGLANATELNDTEAHKTGHAVFFDFLGIYFFHYSEATGEYLNFGVGGAALLLIILSMWRMAAVSNVSLYLVINWLILVTVIQIISFALGIVLPLVVAYTMDSYGLTLTYYSTPVLIIGLYVCPSLIGLSLPLTIYFSLQCRNKISAPYHLQLALHGQAIILAVLSIVVTYLGYRSAYIFVIPLIFYVVALALNLMTILHDLGYAWTGLLKVSQVVPFLYSSYLFYTFIVVMRPMAGRSGSGTNQDLYIAFLSGLGTVLSFGFLVPLINTFRRPSLVIFFLVASTGLTVYLASSTQLGFPYRPKTNTQRISYLDVRNSKDESGYLMLFQDRRRETPLVGSNVNTTGMISLASACEKQMMCGMPLYDNRFVTQRLQSFWIPRSEPIVPPIPATLLLLSKTLVNGTTVRYEFSLTGPTIMRLFIKAEEDVTISNWSFLRTYLENPPPAPIPHQIYLKYFTDDTPFKFFFELYKPNRDYDVPLFELGVSAHYTAYDIDAKSKEFADSFPSYAFLDHWPAFYQRYYF is encoded by the exons ATGGACGACAAGGAAAAACTG ATTCTTGACCAATCGGTTGAAGCCTCTGGAAATGCCAACGCAAAGAAGGTTTCACGTAATGCAAAATTACCCTGGTACTTCGCTACTGGATTTCTGATGTTCTGGGGACTCCTCTTCTTCGCCGTAGTATTGCCCTATTTTTATCGCTTACCAACGCCTTTAACATTGGAAGACGTTGGGAATAATGTGTTTATTGCCGAGCGTGCATATAATAATCTATATACTCTATCTAATATTGGAATCAAACTTAGTGGAACGGACAAAAACGAAGTTGAAGCTGTAAACTTTCTGTTAAGTGAACTGgacaaaatcaaagaaaacaTGAATAACAATCTCTTTGATTTGGAAATTGACCTTTTTCAATCCTCTGGCCTTTTCGTCATCAAAACCTTTCACAGAGTTTACCAaggcattcaaaatattgccGTAAAGATATCCCCCAAGAACAGTACAAGTGAGACATACCTCCTGATCAATAGTCACTTCGATTCTGAATCGGGTCCTGGTGCCGGAGATGCGGGATTCATGATAGTCACGATGATGGAAGTTCTACGAGTTATTGCCACATCGAAGCAACCGATTCAGCATCCAATTGTGTTCCTATTCAATGGAGGTGAGGAAGGTGGACTTCAAGCTTCGCATGGATTTATAACAACGCACAGATGGGCGCCGTTCTGCAA GGCCGTTATCAACCTTGATGCCGCTGGTAGTGGAGGTCGAGATATTCTATTCCAAAGTGGCCCCAATCATCCATGGCTAGTAGAA tactacaaaaaatacatcAAGCATCCGTTTGCTACAACGATGGCTGAGGAAATCTTTCAAGCAGGTCTTATTCCATCCGACACAGACTTTCGACAGTTCAAAACCTATGGCCAAATACCAG GTTTGGATATGGCTCAATGCATTAACGGATTCGTATATCACACTCGGTACGACACAATCGATGTAATCCCTCGCGGATCACTGCAGAATACAGGCAACAATATTCTCGGCTTGGTTCGAGGATTAGCCAATGCAACCGAATTAAATGACACCGAG GCCCACAAGACTGGACATGCTGTCTTCTTTGATTTCTTGGGGATTTAC TTTTTCCACTATTCTGAGGCAACTGGCGAATACTTGAACTTTGGCGTTGGAGGAGCAGCTCTACTTTTGATTATTCTATCAATGTGGCGAATGGCAGCAGTGTCCAACGTTTCGTTATATCTCGTGATTAATTGGCTGATTCTTGTGACTGTGATTCAAATTATTTCGTTCGCACTCGGAATAGTTCTTCCATTAGTTGTTGCATATACAATGGATTCTTATGGACTAACACTGACTTATTATAGTACGCCGGTATTGATAATTGGATTATATGTGTGTCCTTCATTAATTGGCCTAAGTTTGCCATTAACGATTTATTTCAGTCTGCAATGCAGA aatAAAATCTCTGCTCCATATCATCTGCAGTTGGCATTGCATGGACAAGCTATAATTCTGGCGGTGTTATCCATTGTAGTTACTTACTTGGGTTATCGTTCAGcatacatatttgtaattCCTTTAATTTTCTATGTTGTGGCGCTGGCTCTTAATTTAATGACCATATTGCATGACCTAGGCTACGCCTGGACAGGTCTGCTAAAGGTTAGCCAAGTTGTTCCATTTCTGTATAGCAGTTATCTCTTTTATACGTTCATCGTGGTGATGAGACCAATGGCTGGTCGCTCTGGCAGCGGGACTAATCAGGACTTGTACATTGCATTCTTGTCAGGATTGGGAACAGTTCTCTCCTTTGGTTTCCTG gTTCCGCTGATCAACACGTTCCGGCGCCCAAGCTTAGTAATATTC TTTTTGGTGGCGAGCACAGGACTCACAGTGTACTTGGCCAGCAGCACGCAGCTAGGATTTCCCTATCGACCAAAAACCAATACCCAACGTATTTCTTACTTG GACGTGCGAAATAGCAAGGACGAGTCGGGCTACTTGATGTTATTTCAAGATCGCCGTCGAGAGACACCGCTTGTGGGCTCTAACGTCAACACGACAGGCATGATTAGTCTGGCGTCGGCTTGTGAGAAGCAGATGATGTGTGGAATGCCTTTGTATGATAATCGTTTTGTGACGCAGCGATTGCAAAGCTTTTGGATCCCACGTTCAGAGCCCATTGTGCCACCAATACCAGCcacattgctgttgttgagcaAAACCCTTGTGAATGGTACAACAGTGCGCTATGAATTCAGTTTGACAGGTCCCACTATTATGCGATTGTTTATTAAAGCTGAAGAGGATGTAACGATCAGCAATTGGTCATTCCTGCGCACATATCTCGAGAATCCCCCGCCAGCCCCTATACCACATCAGATCTATTTGAAATACTTCACTGATGACACTccatttaaattcttttttgaaTTATAT aaaCCAAATAGAGATTATGATGTACCTCTTTTCGAGCTGGGAGTTTCAGCACATTACACTGCCTACGATATTGATGCCAAAAGCAAGGAATTCGCAGATTCATTCCCTTCCTATGCATTCCTTGATCATTGGCCTGCTTTTTATCAGagatactatttttaa
- the LOC132788052 gene encoding dynein regulatory complex protein 8 isoform X3 encodes MEIGISLSNELEVRISEAFCIFDHHGDKYIDTRNIGNVLRFLGCVPTNKEVNEIIAATDSVENPGEAHLPKFMAHVSHLLMERKMEPASPQKLLEAFEVLDPENKRFLTKEYFGKLMSEEGEVFNKEELDAMWPVAIDPITDNIPYIFYINKLKVYIYIYWKQ; translated from the exons ATGGAAATTGGAA TTTCTCTTTCGAATGAGCTAGAGGTTCGCATCTCCGAAGCATTCTGTATTTTCGATCATCATGGCGATAAATATATAGATACTCGTAATATAGGCAACGTGCTGAGATTTTTGGGATGCGTTCCAACAAATAAAGAAGTCAACGAGATCATTGCGGCAACAGATTCGGTGGAGAATCCAGGAGAGGCGCATTTGCCTAAGTTCATGGCTCACGTCTCACATTTGCTTATGGAAAGAAA aatgGAGCCTGCTAGTCCTCAAAAACTTTTAGAAGCTTTTGAAGTTTTAGATCCGGAAAATAAACGATTTCTCACGAAAGAATATTTTGGTAAATTAATGAGTGAAGAAGGAGAAGTGTTCAATAAAGAAGAATTGGACGCAATGTGGCCAGTGGCCATAGATCCAATAACGGATAATATTCcctatatattctatattaatAAGCTGAAggtctatatatatatatattgg AAGCAGTGA